The Punica granatum isolate Tunisia-2019 chromosome 4, ASM765513v2, whole genome shotgun sequence genome has a window encoding:
- the LOC116206216 gene encoding putative laccase-9, whose protein sequence is MHALLRRSMENRRPAARPMASELLILLMFLVAVAATFLVPVQGAVHYYDFVLKEKNFTRLCNTQRMLVVNDSLPGPMVRVHKGDTMYVNVYNEGDHAITIHWHGVKQPGNPWSDGPEYITQCPIQPGTNFTYEVIFSNEEGTLWWHAHSDWSRHSIYGAIVIDPVNGTTYPFPAPDGEEILILGSWYDFNVNEEVDEDLITGGNLPDSDAYMINGQPGDFCNCSRESTYRWVVDYGKTYLLRIVNAVMNAELFLAIADHNLTVVGMDGNYVKPFVTGYIMISPGQTINVLLTANKMPGHYYIVVHNFDTTPTDAAEFFDHANASAILMYSGDYSAPDSPIYPSQLPYYEDYNAGNAFLAKLRSLADEQHPVNVPMNITTRMFITVSMNIIPCPNQSCDGPVGDKIASSMNNISFVNPGMDILQAYYRNLRGFYTPDFPNWPPTMFNFTEHGLPYSLAVPQKATKVKMLNYNEEVEITFQGTALINASENHPMHMHGYSFYVVGSGIGNFDNVTDPLSFNLVDPVEVNTVSVPKKGWATIRFKASNPGVWLWHCHLDRHLSWGMDTAMIVKNGDTPETSLRRPPANMPKCDVPFASWLQSLDDSDEELAQLFGQQ, encoded by the exons ATGCATGCCCTCTTAAGACGATCGATGGAGAACAGGAGACCGGCTGCACGTCCGATGGCCTCCGAGCTTCTCATTCTCCTCATGTTTCTTGTTGCGGTTGCGGCTACCTTCCTTGTTCCGGTTCAGGGCGCTGTCCATTATTACGATTTTGTG CTGAAAGAGAAGAACTTCACGAGGCTATGCAACACCCAGAGAATGCTGGTGGTGAATGACAGCCTTCCGGGCCCCATGGTTCGGGTCCATAAAGGGGACACTATGTATGTCAATGTCTACAATGAAGGGGATCACGCCATAACGATCCATTG GCATGGTGTCAAACAACCAGGGAATCCATGGTCGGATGGTCCAGAGTACATTACGCAGTGCCCCATCCAACCGGGGACAAACTTCACGTATGAGGTGATATTCTCAAATGAAGAGGGAACCCTCTGGTGGCATGCGCACAGTGATTGGTCTAGACACAGTATATACGGAGCAATTGTTATCGATCCCGTCAATGGAACTACGTACCCGTTCCCAGCTCCTGATGGCGAAGAAATCCTCATCCTCG GATCTTGGTACGACTTTAATGTTAATGAAGAGGTGGACGAGGACTTAATCACTGGAGGAAACTTGCCCGATTCCGATGCCTATATGATCAACGGCCAGCCAGGAGACTTTTGTAATTGCTCTCGAG AGTCGACTTATAGGTGGGTAGTTGACTATGGGAAGACCTATCTCCTCCGCATAGTGAATGCGGTCATGAATGCCGAACTCTTCCTTGCCATCGCGGATCACAACTTGACAGTGGTCGGGATGGACGGGAATTACGTTAAACCCTTTGTTACAGGTTACATCATGATAAGCCCGGGACAGACTATAAATGTCTTGCTCACAGCAAACAAGATGCCAGGCCATTATTATATCGTGGTTCATAATTTCGATACTACCCCAACCGATGCTGCAGAATTCTTCGATCATGCAAATGCCTCAGCGATCCTCATGTATAGCGGTGACTACAGTGCCCCCGACTCACCGATCTACCCTTCACAGCTCCCATATTATGAGGATTATAATGCTGGGAATGCATTCTTGGCGAAGCTCAGAAGCTTGGCCGATGAGCAGCATCCTGTCAACGTCCCAATGAACATTACGACTCGAATGTTCATCACAGTGTCTATGAACATAATCCCCTGCCCCAATCAGAGTTGTGATGGGCCCGTTGGGGATAAGATTGCTTCGAGTATGAATAACATCAGTTTTGTGAATCCGGGCATGGATATACTTCAAGCTTATTATCG TAACTTGAGAGGGTTCTATACGCCCGACTTTCCGAATTGGCCGCCCACGATGTTCAACTTCACAGAGCATGGTCTTCCATACTCCCTGGCAGTACCACAAAAGGCGACGAAGGTAaaaatgttgaattataaCGAAGAGGTGGAGATTACATTCCAAGGGACAGCATTGATAAACGCATCCGAGAACCATCCGATGCACATGCACGGCTACAGCTTCTACGTGGTAGGGTCAGGCATCGGGAATTTCGATAATGTCACAGACCCGTTAAGTTTTAATTTGGTCGATCCGGTGGAAGTCAATACAGTTTCTGTTCCTAAGAAAGGATGGGCTACCATAAGATTTAAAGCAAGCAATCCTG GCGTGTGGCTCTGGCACTGCCACTTGGATCGGCACCTGAGTTGGGGCATGGATACCGCAATGATCGTGAAGAACGGCGACACGCCGGAGACGAGCTTGCGAAGGCCCCCGGCTAACATGCCAAAATGCGATGTCCCCTTTGCAAGTTGGCTTCAAAGTCTAGATGACTCAGATGAAGAATTGGCTCAGTTATTCGGACAGCAATAA